Part of the Vibrio sp. SS-MA-C1-2 genome, TCATTCCCTTCTGTGTAAATTTATTATCGTTTGTTCTTTAAATTATTCTCTCATATAGTTTAGTGAATAAAGTTTAAAAATAACCATGACTCTCTAAGCTCCATTTCATTAGCGATTTAAAGATAATTAATGTAAGCTGCACGCCTGCCAGATTGATTGGCTTTCTTTCATTCCCTGTCTATATCGAACAAGCAGTTGTTACGATCTATTCGCACTGAGATCTTTCTATGAGTTTTTCTACCCTTGGTTTATCCGATAAAATCTTAAAAGCTGTTGAAGCAAAAGGCTATAGCACACCTTCTCCTATTCAAGCACAAGCAATTCCTGCAGTTCTTGAAGGCAAAGATGTCATGGCTGCGGCACAAACAGGAACGGGTAAAACCGCGGGCTTTACATTGCCATTGCTACAACGTCTTTCTGGTGGTCAACCTGCTCAAGCTAAAAATGTACGCGCTTTGGTTCTAACGCCAACTCGCGAATTAGCCGCACAAGTGGGTGAAAGTGTTTCAGATTACGGTAAAAACTTACCATTAAAATCAACGGTTATTTTTGGTGGTGTTGGTGCTAACCCACAAATTGCCAAGCTTTCTCGCGGTGTTGATATCCTCGTTGCGACACCGGGGCGTCTTTTAGATCTTTATAATCAACGTGCCGTAAAATTTGACCAATTAGAAATTTTAATCTTAGATGAAGCTGACCGTATGCTAGATATGGGCTTTATCCACGATATTAAACGTATTCTAAAAGTGTTGCCTCGTGATCGTCAAAATCTCATGTTCTCAGCAACGTTCTCCGATGAAATCCGTACATTAGCAAAAGGATTAGTCAATGATCCTGTTGAGATCTCAGTAACACCTAACAACTCAACAGCAAACTCAGTTAAGCAGTGGGTTTGCCCTGTTGATCAAAGTAAGAAAGGCGGCGCGTTAGTTAAACTGATTAAGCAACATAAATGGCAACAAGTGCTGGTTTTCAGCCGTACCAAACATGGTGCTAACCGCTTAGCTAAAAACTTAACTGCAAAAAATATTAATGCGGCTGCGATTCATGGTAATAAGAGTCAAAATGCCAGAACTAAAGCACTAGCAGAATTTAAAAGTGGGGAAATTCGTGTTCTTGTTGCGACAGATATTGCCGCACGTGGTTTAGATATCGAGCAACTGCCACAAGTCGTTAACTTTGATCTACCCAATGTTCCTGAGGATTATGTTCACCGTATCGGTCGTACTGGACGTGCAGGACAAACCGGTGAAGCGATTTCATTAGTGAGTGGTGATGAGAGTAAGTTATTACGCGATATCGAGCGCCTCATTAACAAAAACATTCCACGTGAAGAGATTGAAGGATTTGAACCCTCTCAGCCACTTCCAGTTAATGACCTGAGCAAAAAATCAAGCTCTCGTGGTGGTAACTCACGTAATAATTCACGTAGTAGCGCTCGTAATAGCAGTTCTCGTGGCAATAGCGCTAATAATAACAGCCAACGTCGTAAGCCAAATAGCCGCAATGGTGAAAACAAATCAAGCGAAGCTAACGATAATAACAGTGGCAATGGTCAGAGACGCCGTAATAATAGCGGTAATAGCCAAAATTCGAATTCGAAAAATGGCGCAAAACCATCAGGTCAAAGACGACAATTTAAGAAGCCAGCTGCAAATAGTTAATTGTGTCGATTCGTAATGAGTGGCTATGTATTCATTCCTAAGAACTGATTCCTAAGTATTAGCTTCTAAAAAATGAATAACTAAAAAACAAAAAAGGCGTGACTTGGATTGAGTCATGCCTTTAATTTTAACTCACTTCACCCATCCGCTTAACCAATCAACTGCTCACAATCTGCATGCATTTCATCTAAGTTAATCGGCATCAATTTGCGGCTTTCCTGATCTAAATACCCTTTCTGTTTTAAGATTTTACAGAATCTAATGACCGTTCCGATATCTGTGCCGCTATATTCCGCGATTTCCCGATAGGTCCAAGGATAGTTACCATAAAGGGAAAATAGCGTGTATATCGTGTCAACAATCCGCTTTTTTGAACTGTATACCGTAAATTGCACTAAACGTTGTTCAGCTTCACCTAGCTCAGCACAGACCTGTTGCATTAAATAAGTCGCTAAAGTGGTATCTTGTGCCATTAGGTGATCAAATTCTCGCACTTTTATCCACTCAATATCACTTTCAAGCATCGCACGAGCAGTTGCTGGGTAGGGTTGCTTAGTAAATAGGGTTCGATAACCAAAATAGGAGCCTGCACCATAAACTCGCAGCAAATTCTCCTTTCCCTGCTCCGTCACTTGATATAAGCCAATCTGCCCTTGCTTAACATAATAGAAACCAACCGCTTCTTCCCCTGACTGGTAAATCATGCTCGACTTTAAGGCTTTTACTTGAGTACAGAGCTTTGCTATCTGGCTACAATGCTCTATTACTAATGACTTATTCTCTCCCATCGAGACTCCAACTTTTATTTATCACGATTACAATCCGCAGATTCAACCTTGAACCGCATATAACCTTCTTGCTTTGGGTATATCAACTATTATGCCACTGATTATTAACCTATAACAAAAAACAGAATACCAAATAAAAATAAATCGATGTAATTAACGAACTTATTGGTTATTAAAGCCTATTTCTCCCATTGAAAATATGATCACCGCTATAAATGAATCACATCACCTTCGATAAAATAGTGTCATTCTTCATTTATTGGCACTTTTGATATGGATTTCATCACTTTTTTTAATCAACTTATTGCAACAGATCAGCTGCTTTTTAAAATCGTATTAGGTTCATTTTTTGGCCTTTGCCTTGGTTTAACCGGCGTCGGTGGCGGGGTACTTTTAATCCCTATGTTGCAAATTTTCTGCGGAATGGAAACCATTTTAGCCGTAGGCACGGCTAGCATGATATCTTCGTTGGTAAAAATAAATGCCTCGATTGTTCACATTCGCGCCAAAAATGTCTCTTGGAGAGCCATCGGGTATCTCTTTATTGGCGCAGTTCCTATGACGTTAATAATCACTCAAGTGGTGATCTATTTTAGTAATCACCCTATCCATCAAGCGACGACACAGATGATTGTGCAAGTCTTGGTGATGACGGTGATGGCAGGATCATTAATCTCTGTTGTACTTAAATTTAGACATTTGAATCAAGAAAAATCAGCACCAAATCCAGCCAAAAATAACAATAAAACAGCGATTTTTTCTGGCGCGTTTTGTGGCACGATCTTAGGTTCAACAGGTGTAGGTGGTGGTGTTTTATTATTACCTATATTGAATTCTGTCTTAAATTTGAATATTAAGAAAGCGATTGGTTCTTCGGTGGTCTTAGCATTAATTTTAACGGCATTAACCGCGATTGCTTATGCCAAAGGCGGACAGAGTGACCTGCATACTGCGCTACTATTTGTGATTGGTTCATTTGCAGGGGTTCAAGTGGCCGCTAAATTAATTCATAGCTTGTCCGAAAAGAGAATTTATTTAATTACGATTGCCGTACTTTCTCTGAGTTTATTGCTTTCACTCTATTAAAGTTCAAAGCAGTGCTTATCTTATTTGAATGGATGATTAAACATCTTTCATTATATTGCTCTTTTATACTGGAAGCGGCTATCAACTTAACTTGATAATATTATTAATATTTATTTAATTACATCTACCATGGTCTTTCCACATTTTATTTCGTATTTTAACCTTAAATTTGTTTCTATCCATTTTAAGGTTAAATTATGAATAATCTGATGAGTTTTGTCGGTGGTCATGTCAATAAGCTTTACCGTGTTGTTCCTTTTACTCAACTTTTTGTCGATAAAAAACCAATCATTGAGAAAGATGGCACAGTCTCGATTTACTCAAAAAATCGAGAATTAAAATTAATCATTAATAGTAAAAATAAAAATATTATTGATGCTATTTTATTTAATCTACAAAATAAGCTGCTATTTTCAACTCAAGAGGTCAATGACTATATTCGAGCATTTGAAAAACAAGCCATTGAGTTACCGATTGAACGTGCTTTATTAATGGACGTCCCTTCAATTGGTGAGATTTACGGCTGGAAGAAATATCGCACCAATAAGGGCACCATGACCGTCTATTTTAATCATGATGATGAGTGTGTTTCGATGCTATTAAGCCATTAATTCCTTTCCAAACTCAATATTGGGCAATATATAACTAAAGTCATTGAAGTTGCTAGTAGGCGGCAAATGAATGAGACCCCATGAGTATCGGTGTGCTATATGATTGGGGCGAATGAGCGACACCAACAACCTAGCAACTTCAAGTAAGAAGGGATAAAAAGCCTGTGAATTTTTCATTCTCTTTCTCGTTAAAACTCACAGGCTTTTATCTCTGAATATACGGATTAAATACGGGAAAATAAACATCCACTCATTACTTAGCACTCAAAACCCTTGCTGGTTGTAATTTCGCGGCACGATTAGCCGGATACCACGTTGCTAACAGGCTTAAGACAATCGCAGTTATCGAAACAATCGCCACATCTTGCCACATCAATAACGACGGTAGAAAATCGATAAAATAAATATCACCGGATAAAAATTGATGCCCAATCAGCTTTTCAATAAGGCCAATAATAGAAGTCAAATTCAACGCCACTAAACAGCCAACAATCGAACCGGTAAGACTACCAACAATGCCTGACAATAAACCTTGAAAGATAAAGATAGTTCGAATGGTTCTCGACTCAACTCCCATGGTTCTTAAAATTGCAATATCTGATGAACGATCTTTCACTGCCATCATCAAGGTTGAAACGACATTAAAACAAGCTACACCGATCACTAAAACCATCACCAAATACATAATCGTTCTAATCAGTTGAATATCTCGGTAAAGGTAACCAAATTTACCCATCCAGCTCTTTAAGTAGACATAAACCGGTAGCGTATTACCCACTTCACGAACAATACTCTGTGCATCCAAGGGATCTGAAACCTTGAGAGTCAAGCCAGAAATACCCGCCCCATAGTCGAGATACTGTTGCGCATCTTGAATAGGAATCAGTCCTAAT contains:
- a CDS encoding DEAD/DEAH box helicase; amino-acid sequence: MSFSTLGLSDKILKAVEAKGYSTPSPIQAQAIPAVLEGKDVMAAAQTGTGKTAGFTLPLLQRLSGGQPAQAKNVRALVLTPTRELAAQVGESVSDYGKNLPLKSTVIFGGVGANPQIAKLSRGVDILVATPGRLLDLYNQRAVKFDQLEILILDEADRMLDMGFIHDIKRILKVLPRDRQNLMFSATFSDEIRTLAKGLVNDPVEISVTPNNSTANSVKQWVCPVDQSKKGGALVKLIKQHKWQQVLVFSRTKHGANRLAKNLTAKNINAAAIHGNKSQNARTKALAEFKSGEIRVLVATDIAARGLDIEQLPQVVNFDLPNVPEDYVHRIGRTGRAGQTGEAISLVSGDESKLLRDIERLINKNIPREEIEGFEPSQPLPVNDLSKKSSSRGGNSRNNSRSSARNSSSRGNSANNNSQRRKPNSRNGENKSSEANDNNSGNGQRRRNNSGNSQNSNSKNGAKPSGQRRQFKKPAANS
- a CDS encoding Crp/Fnr family transcriptional regulator; the encoded protein is MGENKSLVIEHCSQIAKLCTQVKALKSSMIYQSGEEAVGFYYVKQGQIGLYQVTEQGKENLLRVYGAGSYFGYRTLFTKQPYPATARAMLESDIEWIKVREFDHLMAQDTTLATYLMQQVCAELGEAEQRLVQFTVYSSKKRIVDTIYTLFSLYGNYPWTYREIAEYSGTDIGTVIRFCKILKQKGYLDQESRKLMPINLDEMHADCEQLIG
- a CDS encoding sulfite exporter TauE/SafE family protein; its protein translation is MDFITFFNQLIATDQLLFKIVLGSFFGLCLGLTGVGGGVLLIPMLQIFCGMETILAVGTASMISSLVKINASIVHIRAKNVSWRAIGYLFIGAVPMTLIITQVVIYFSNHPIHQATTQMIVQVLVMTVMAGSLISVVLKFRHLNQEKSAPNPAKNNNKTAIFSGAFCGTILGSTGVGGGVLLLPILNSVLNLNIKKAIGSSVVLALILTALTAIAYAKGGQSDLHTALLFVIGSFAGVQVAAKLIHSLSEKRIYLITIAVLSLSLLLSLY
- the lolE gene encoding lipoprotein-releasing ABC transporter permease subunit LolE, with the protein product MFKPLSLFIALRFGRGKQRNKMVSFISISSIIGIALGVCVVIIGLSAMNGFEKELKDRVLSVVPQAELEAVKAPMDNWQQLITKVEKHPEVEAASPYVQFVALVERRGKLKAIQVRGVDLQGETEVSSVPSFVLNHRWQTLEPNQHQIVIGKGIADLLAVKEGDWITLMIPSKNSANRLKAPKRIRVQVSGILSLGGQIDHGLGLIPIQDAQQYLDYGAGISGLTLKVSDPLDAQSIVREVGNTLPVYVYLKSWMGKFGYLYRDIQLIRTIMYLVMVLVIGVACFNVVSTLMMAVKDRSSDIAILRTMGVESRTIRTIFIFQGLLSGIVGSLTGSIVGCLVALNLTSIIGLIEKLIGHQFLSGDIYFIDFLPSLLMWQDVAIVSITAIVLSLLATWYPANRAAKLQPARVLSAK